The following are encoded together in the Prionailurus viverrinus isolate Anna chromosome B3, UM_Priviv_1.0, whole genome shotgun sequence genome:
- the ZFHX2 gene encoding zinc finger homeobox protein 2 isoform X1, with the protein MATLNSSSTTGTTPTPGHNAPSPPPDTSPPGTPADPVTKDPPAAPSTSESMRPSEPGGQALESGCGLVPPKETGEPREEAGCGGFSPKDLGVQEDKEQEEEGGGLPPVDLSNHLFFTAGGEAYLVAKLSLSGGSELLLPKGFPWGEVGIKEEPSLPLLAHLPSAHLTALHIQHGFDPIQGFSSSDQILSHDTSAPSPATCEGRDGAFWSYQLAPNPPGDPKDGPMGSRGGDHRALFWLCLLCRLGFSRAQAFMGHTQSHGVKLTPAQHLGLPSNAAVLQVGDEGRMALLSFLEPKPPARPPLEMPLDNSSMVNTEANVAQTEDGPPEAEAPVLPAEEVRALSPPSPATTPTTWDPSPTQAKESPMAAGEAGPDWFPEGQEEEGGLCPPLNQSSPASKEGGTLSAPVGSPEDPSDPPQPYRLAEDYTPAPAAFQGLSLSSHMSLLHSRNSCKTLKCPKCNWHYKYQQTLDVHMREKHPESNSHCSYCSAGGAHPRLARGESYNCGYKPYRCDVCNYSTTTKGNLSIHMQSDKHLANLQGFQAGPGGQGSPPEAPLPSSAGDKEPKTKSSWQCKVCSYETNISRNLRIHMTSEKHMQNVLMLHQGLPLGLPPGLVGPGPPPSAGAAPATPPELFQYFGPQALGQPQAPLPGPGLRPDKPLEAQLLLNGFHHLGAPARKFPPPAPGSLSPDTHLPPSQLLGSLSDSLPTSPPPDDSPSLKVFRCLVCQAFSTDNLELLLYHCSVGRSLPEAEWKEVAGDTHRCKLCCYGTQLKANFQLHLKTDKHAQKYQLAAHLREGGGAVGTPSPVPLGDGAPYGSVPPLHLRCNICDFESNSKEKMQLHARGAAHEENSQIYKFLLEMEGAAAGAELGLFRCLLCAWETPSRLAVLQHLRAPAHRDAQAQRRLQLLQSGPAAEEGLSALQSILSFSHGQLRTPGKPPVTPLAELPTPEKDAQNKTEQLASEEVENKSGSRGDSANQTTVRTGVFCCPYCSFLSPEPEQVRAHTLSQHAVQPKYRCPLCQEQLVGRPALHFHLSHLHNVVPECVEKLLLVATTVEMTFTTKVLPGPTLCPLGDAPEPPAPGPEPEPSREQGAEGPQLTPEASPDPLPEPPPPLAEAPDKPPGSPDQPPSPAPSPASRPDVLAEELAPPPTMAEEEEGRVGEPRPAEPAPSDSRHPLTYRKTTNFALDKFLDPARPYKCTVCKESFTQKNILLVHYNSVSHLHKMKKAAIDPSGPARGEAGAAPPTAAATDKPFKCTVCRVSYNQSSTLEIHMRSVLHQTRSRGTKTDAKAEGPERGQEEPKEGETEGETGTEKKGPDPGGFVSGLPFLSPPPPPLDLHRFPAPLFTPPVLPPFPLVPESLLKLQQQQLLLPFYLHDLKVGPKLALAGPTPLLSLPAATPPPPPSKAELAEREWERPPMAEEGNEAGPASPPNSTPNEAARTAAKALLENFGFELVIQYNEGKQAVPPPPTPPPPEALGGGDKLACGACGKLFSNMLILKTHEEHVHRRFLPFEALSRYAAQFRKSYDSLYPPPAEPPKPPDGSLDSPAPQLGPPFLVPESEAGGARPSEERSRAGGRWPPEEEESSRGNLPPLLPAGRRFSRTKFTEFQTQALQSFFETSAYPKDGEVERLASLLGLATRVVVVWFQNARQKARKNAIEGGPVPSGGGSGGASGCRRCHATFSCVFELVRHLKKCYDDQPPEEEEEEAEREEEEEEVEEEDAEEEQSLEPPARPGGPSPEPADREELSQAEATNPGGKEPEGRAPPSPSPVHACEQCTMSFPSQDLLTSHRRLHFMPSLQPGAAPHLLDLPLLVFGERSPLVAGAPQAPGPLLKRKHEEGSLSPTGSEAGGGGEGEPPRDKRLRTTILPEQLEILYRWYMQDSNPTRKMLDCISEEVGLKKRVVQVWFQNTRARERKGQFRSTPGGVPNPAVKPPITPAPAAFPKFNLLLGKVDDGSGREAPKREAPAFPYPPVTPAAGPLAFLPPGKEATTPTPEPPLPLPPPPPPSEEEATEEPSKASPESEACSPSAGDLSDSSASSLAEPESPGAGGSSGGTGSGVGVPDGMGQRRYRTQMSSLQLKIMKACYEAYRTPTMQECEVLGEEIGLPKRVIQVWFQNARAKEKKAKLQGAAVGGAGGNGEGPLGAQRTDCPYCDVKYDFYVSCRGHLFSRQHLAKLKEAVRAQLKSESKCYELAPAPEAPPAPKAPPATTPASVPLGAGPALPRLAPVLLSGPALAQPPLGSLAPFNSGPAASSGLLGLATSVLPATTVVQTAGPGCPLPQRPVPEQTNNSTAGITDPAPGPPTEPSGDKVSGERKPIAAPTNSSTDALKNLKALKATVPALLGGQFLPFPLPPAGGATPPAVFGPQLQGAYFQQLYGMKKGLFPMNPVIPQTLIGLLPNALLQPPPQPPEPTATAPPKPPELPAPGEGEAGEADELLSGSTGISTVDVTHRYLCRQCKMAFDGEAPATAHQRSFCFFGRGSGGSVPPPLRVPICTYHCLACEVLLSGHEALASHLRSSAHRRKAAPPPGGPPITVTNAATAATAAVAFAKEEARLPHTDSNPKTTTTSTLLAL; encoded by the exons ATGGCCACCCTTAACTCATCCTCTACCACtggcaccacccccacccctggacaCAATGCCCCGTCTCCGCCTCCGGACACCTCCCCCCCTGGCACCCCCGCTGATCCTGTCACCAAAGATCCCCCTGCTGCCCCCTCCACCTCTGAGAGCATGAGGCCCTCAGAGCCAGGGGGACAGGCCCTGGAGTCGGGCTGTGGCCTCGTCCCACCAAAGGAGACTGGGGAGCCCCGAGAAGAGGCTGGCTGTGGTGGCTTCTCACCAAAGGACCTAGGAGTGCAAGAGGacaaggagcaggaggaggaaggaggagggctcCCTCCCGTGGACCTAAGCAACCATTTATTCTTCACAGCTGGTGGTGAGGCCTACCTAGTAGCCAAGCTGTCCCTGTCAGGTGGCAGTGAACTCCTGTTACCAAAGGGCTTCCCCTGGGGCGAGGTGGGAATCAAGGAGGAGCCCAGCTTGCCCCTCCTTGCCCACCTACCCTCTGCACACCTCACTGCCCTTCACATCCAACATGGCTTTGACCCAATCCAAGGCTTTAGCTCTTCTGACCAAATTCTGTCCCATGATACCTCAGCGCCATCTCCGGCCACCTGTGAGGGAAGGGATGGAGCCTTCTGGAGCTACCAGCTGGCTCCAAACCCACCCGGAGATCCCAAAGATGGCCCtatggggagcaggggaggagaccACAGGGCACTCTTCTGGCTCTGCCTCCTGTGCCGCCTGGGTTTCAGCAGGGCCCAGGCCTTTATGGGTCACACACAGTCTCATGGGGTGAAGCTAACCCCTGCTCAACATCTGGGCCTGCCCAGTAATGCAGCTGTGCTTCAGGTGGGAGATGAGGGCCGCATGGCCCTCCTAAGCTTTCTGGAACCAAAACCACCTGCTCGCCCCCCTTTAGAAATGCCCCTTGATAACAGCAGCATGGTGAACACAGAGGCCAATGTAGCCCAGACTGAGGATGGTCCCCCTGAGGCAGAAGCTCCTGTCCTGCCTGCAGAAGAAGTCAGGGCACTTAGCCCACCCTCCCCGGCAACAACTCCCACCACCTGGGACCCCAGCCCAACCCAAGCCAAAGAGTCGCCAATGGCAGCTGGCGAGGCAGGGCCAGATTGGTTCCCGGAGGggcaagaagaggagggagggctcTGCCCCCCACTGAACCAAAGCTCACCTGCCTCTAAGGAGGGGggcactctctctgccccagtcGGCTCCCCCGAAGACCCCAGCGACCCACCCCAGCCCTACCGCCTAGCTGAAGACTACACCCCAGCCCCTGCGGCCTTCCAGGGCCTCAGCCTGTCCAGCCACATGTCTCTGTTACACTCTCGCAACTCCTGCAAGACCCTCAAGTGTCCCAAGTGCAACTGGCACTACAAGTACCAGCAGACCCTGGACGTGCACATGCGGGAAAAGCACCCGGAGAGCAATAGCCACTGCAGCTACTGCAGCGCCGGGGGCGCCCACCCCCGCCTCGCCCGTGGAGAGAGCTACAACTGTGGCTACAAGCCCTACCGCTGCGATGTCTGCAACTACTCCACCACCACCAAGGGCAACCTCAGCATCCACATGCAGTCTGACAAGCACCTGGCCAACCTGCAGGGCTTCCAGGCAGGCCCCGGTGGGCAGGGCAGCCCCCCAGAGGCGCCACTCCCATCCTCTGCCGGGGACAAGGAGCCCAAGACCAAATCATCCTGGCAGTGCAAGGTGTGCAGCTACGAGACCAACATCTCCCGCAACCTGCGCATCCACATGACCTCTGAGAAGCACATGCAGAATGTCCTCATGCTGCACCAGGGGCTGCCGCTGGGCCTGCCGCCCGGACTGGTAGGGCCGGGGCCCCCTCCCTCGGCAGGAgctgcccctgccaccccccctgAGCTCTTCCAGTACTTCGGACCACAGGCCTTGGGGCAGCCTCAGGCTCCCTTGCCTGGCCCCGGGCTGAGGCCAGACAAGCCCCTGGAAGCCCAGCTGCTTCTCAATGGCTTCCACCACCTCGGAGCGCCTGCTCGCAAGTTTCCCCCACCAG cccctggcagcctcTCCCCGGACACCCACCTGCCTCCAAGTCAGCTCCTGGGCTCCTTGTCTGACAGCCTGCCCACCTCACCACCCCCAGATGACAGCCCGTCCCTGAAGGTATTCCGCTGCCTAGTGTGCCAGGCCTTCAGCACAGACAACCTGGAGCTGCTGCTCTACCACTGCAGCGTGGGCCGAAGCCTCCCGGAGGCTGAATGGAAGGAGGTGGCCGGTGACACCCACCGCTGCAAGCTCTGCTGCTATGGCACTCAGCTCAAAGCCAACTTTCAACTCCACCTCAAGACTGACAAACATGCTCAAAAGTACCAGCTGGCAGCCCACctgagggaggggggtggggccgTGGGTACCCCCTCCCCAGTGCCCCTGGGAGATGGGGCTCCTTATGGCTCTGTTCCCCCCTTGCACCTGCGCTGCAACATCTGTGACTTTGAGTCCAACAGCAAGGAGAAGATGCAGCTGCACGCCCGGGGCGCAGCCCATGAAGAAAATAGCCAGATCTATAAG TTTTTGCTGGAGATGGAGGGGGCTGCGGCAGGGGCTGAGCTGGGGCTGTTCCGCTGCCTGCTGTGTGCATGGGAGACCCCCTCCCGCCTGGCTGTGCTGCAGCACCTACGTGCACCGGCCCACCGCGACGCCCAGGCCCAGCGGCGTCTGCAGCTGCTGCAGAGTGGCCCCGCAGCCGAGGAAGGGCTCTCGGCTCTTCAGAGCATCCTGAGCTTCAGCCATGGGCAGCTCCGGACTCCCG GGAAGCCTCCTGTCACCCCCTTAGCTGAGCTGCCCACCCCTGAAAAAGACGCTCAGAACAAGACAGAGCAATTGG CTTCTGAAGAGGTCGAGAACAAGTCTGGCTCTCGAGGAGACAGTGCCAACCAGACCACGGTCAGAACTGGG GTATTCTGCTGTCCATACTGCAGCTTCCTGAGCCCTGAGCCCGAACAGGTGAGGGCTCACACCCTCTCCCAGCATGCAGTGCAGCCCAAGTACAGGTGTCCGCTGTGCCAGGAGCAGCTGGTGGGCCGACCTGCCTTGCATTTCCACCTTAGCCACCTTCACAATGTGGTGCCTGAGTGCGTTGAGAAGCTGCTGCTTGTG GCAACAACTGTAGAGATGACCTTTACGACCAAAGTGCTGCCTGGGCCCACTCTATGCCCACTGGGGGATGCCCCAGAGCCCCCTGCTCCGGGGCCAGAGCCTGAACCCAGCAGAGAACAAGGAGCAG aaGGCCCTCAGCTGACCCCAGAAGCCAGTCCTGATCCTCTTCCTGAGCCTCCCCCGCCCTTAGCTGAGGCCCCAGACAAGCCCCCAGGAAGCCCTGATCAACCCCCTTCTCCAGCCCCATCGCCAGCCTCTCGGCCTGATGTCCTGGCGGAAGAATTGGCCCCTCCACCCACCATggctgaggaggaagaggggcgTGTGGGGGAGCCCCGCCCTGCAGAGCCAGCTCCATCTGACTCTCGCCACCCTCTGACCTATCGGAAGACCACCAACTTTGCCCTGGACAAGTTTCTTGACCCTGCCCGGCCCTATAAGTGCACTGTGTGTAAGGAGTCCTTCACACAGAAGAATATCCTTCTGGTCCATTACAACTCTGTCTCCCACCTGCACAAGATGAAGAAGGCTGCCATTGACCCGTCTGGCCCTGCCCGAGGAGAGGCAGGTGCTGCGCCTCCCACTGCTGCTGCCACAGACAAGCCCTTTAAGTGCACTGTCTGCCGAGTCTCCTACAACCAGAGCTCCACCCTAGAGATCCATATGCGCTCAGTTCTGCACCAGACTCGCTCTCGGGGGACCAAGACTGACGCCAAGGCCGAGGGGCCAGAGCGTGGCCAAGAAGAGCCCAAGGAGGGTGAGACTGAGGGGGAGACTGGCACAGAGAAGAAGGGCCCTGACCCTGGTGGCTTCGTATCTGGGTTGCCCTTCCTgtcgcctcccccaccccccttggaCCTACACCGATTCCCAGCACCCCTCTTCACCCCACCAGTCttgccccccttccctctggtgcCGGAATCACTGCTTAAGCTCCAGCAGCAACAGCTGCTCCTGCCCTTCTACCTCCATGACCTCAAGGTGGGGCCCAAGCTGGCATTGGCTGGGCCCACACCCCTGCTGTCTCTGCCAGCTGccactcctcctcccccgccctctAAGGCTGAGCTGGCTGAGCGGGAGTGGGAGCGGCCCCCCATGGCGGAAGAGGGGAATGAGGCGGGGCCCGCCTCGCCCCCCAACTCTACGCCCAATGAAGCAGCCCGCACTGCAGCCAAAGCCCTTCTAGAAAACTTTGGCTTTGAGCTGGTGATCCAGTACAACGAGGGGAAGCaggctgtgccccctcccccgaccccacccccaccagaggCCCTGGGGGGTGGAGACAAGCTGGCCTGTGGGGCCTGTGGGAAACTCTTCTCCAATATGCTTATCCTCAAGACACATGAGGAGCATGTCCACCGCCGATTTCTGCCCTTTGAGGCCCTGAGCCGTTATGCTGCTCAGTTTCGAAAGAGCTACGATAGCCTATACCCCCCCCCTGCAGAGCCCCCCAAACCTCCTGATGGGTCCCTGGATTCACCAGCTCCCCAACTGGGCCCTCCCTTCCTGGTCCCAGAGTCTGAGGCAGGGGGGGCCCGTCCCTCTGAGGAGCGAAGCCGGGCAGGAGGACGCTGGCcaccagaggaggaagaaagctcCAGAGGGAATCTGCCTCCCCTACTGCCTGCAGGCCGCAGGTTCTCCAGAACCAAGTTCACAGAGTTCCAGACCCAAGCCCTGCAGTCTTTCTTCGAGACCAGTGCCTACCCCAAGGACGGAGAAGTGGAGCGGCTTGCAAGTCTCTTGGGCCTGGCTACCCGTGTGGTGGTAGTGTGGTTCCAGAATGCCCGCCAGAAAGCACGCAAAAATGCCATCGAGGGGGGGCCTGTGCCGAGcggagggggcagtgggggagccTCTGGCTGTAGGCGCTGCCATGCCAccttctcttgtgtttttgagttGGTGCGGCACCTCAAGAAATGCTATGATGACCAGCCccctgaagaggaggaggaagaggcagagagggaggaagaagaagaagaggtagaggaggaggatgcagaggaggaacagagcctggaacccCCCGCACGGCCCGGGGGCCCGTCACCTGAACCTGCAGACAGGGAAGAGCTGAGCCAAGCAGAGGCAACAAACCCAGGAGGCAAAGAACCTGAAGGGAGGGCCCCTCCCTCGCCTTCCCCAGTCCACGCATGTGAGCAGTGCACCATGTCTTTCCCCAGCCAAGACCTCCTGACCAGTCACCGCCGGCTACACTTCATGCCATCCCTGCAGCCCGGTGCTGCACCCCACCTCCTAGATCTGCCATTGCTGGTGTTTGGGGAGCGAAGCCCCCTGGTGGCAGGTGCTCCACAGGCCCCAGGGCCACTGCTGAAACGGAAGCATGAGGAGGGCAGCCTGTCCCCAACGGGCAgtgaggcagggggtggaggggagggcgAGCCCCCCAGGGACAAGCGCCTACGTACCACCATCCTGCCCGAGCAGCTGGAGATCCTGTACCGTTGGTACATGCAAGACTCCAACCCAACGCGCAAGATGCTCGACTGCATCTCCGAGGAGGTGGGACTCAAAAAGCGGGTGGTGCAGGTCTGGTTCCAGAACACCAGGGCCCGGGAGAGGAAAGGCCAGTTTCGAAGCACCCCTGGTGGGGTGCCCAATCCAGCAGTCAAGCCCCCCATCACTCCTGCCCCTGCAGCCTTCCCCAAGTTCAACCTCTTGTTGGGCAAGGTAGATGATGGATCTGGGAGGGAAGCCCCAAAGCGGGAAGCACCTGCTTTTCCCTACCCACCAGTTACTCCTGCTGCCGGGCCCCTGGCTTTCCTACCACCTGGGAAGGAGGCCACCACCCCAACACCAGAGCCACCTctacctctcccacctccccctccacccaGTGAGGAAGAGGCTACAGAGGAACCTTCTAAAGCTTCACCAGAGAGCGAGGCTTGCAGTCCATCTGCAGGGGATCTCAGCGATTCGTCTGCTTCCAGTCTGGCCGAACCAGAgtctcctggggctgggggaagcaGTGGAGGAACAGGAAGTGGGGTCGGGGTTCCAGATGGAATGGGGCAGCGGCGTTACAGGACCCAGATGAGCAGCCTGCAGTTGAAGATCATGAAAGCCTGTTATGAAGCCTACCGTACCCCAACCATGCAGGAGTGCGAGGTGTTGGGGGAGGAGATTGGGCTGCCCAAGAGAGTCATCCAGGTCTGGTTCCAGAATGCTCGTGCCAAGGAAAAGAAGGCCAAACTGCAGGGGGCGGCAgttggtggggctgggggcaacGGTGAGGGCCCCTTGGGAGCCCAGCGCACCGACTGCCCCTACTGTGACGTCAAGTATGATTTCTATGTCTCCTGCCGAGGCCATCTCTTTTCCCGCCAGCACCTGGCCAAGCTCAAAGAGGCAGTCCGAGCTCAGCTGAAGAGTGAAAGCAAGTGCTACGAGTTGGCCCCAGCACCTGAGGCACCCCCGGCTCCCAAGGCCCCACCGGCCACCACACCTGCCTCTGTGCCCCTTGGAGCTGGCCCGGCCCTGCCTCGCCTGGCCCCGGTCCTCTTGTCTGGTCCAGCTCTGGCCCAACCCCCGCTGGGCAGCCTAGCTCCTTTCAATTCAG GCCCTGCAGCCTCCTCGGGCCTCCTGGGCCTCGCCACTTCAGTCCTGCCTGCTACCACAGTGGTCCAGACTGCTGGCCCAGGCTGCCCCTTACCTCAGAGACCTGTGCCCGAACAAACTAACAACTCCACAGCAGGCATCACTgaccctgccccaggcccccctACTGAGCCCTCCGGGGACAAGGTCTCTGGTGAGCGCAAGCCAATTGCAGCGCCCACCAACTCCTCCACTGACGCCCTCAAGAACCTCAAAGCACTGAAGGCTACAGTCCCAGCCCTGTTGGGGGGCCAATTTCTGCCCTTCCCATTGCCCCCCGCAGGGGGGGCAACACCACCAGCTGTCTTTGGCCCCCAGTTACAGGGGGCCTACTTCCAACAGCTCTATGGGATGAAGAAGGGGCTATTTCCCATGAACCCCGTGATACCTCAGACCCTCATCGGACTGCTCCCCAACGCCCTCCTCCAGCCACCACCCCAGCCCCCTGAGCCCACAGCCACAGCGCCTCCAAAGCCGCCTGAACTGCCTgctccagg